The following are encoded together in the uncultured Sphaerochaeta sp. genome:
- the leuS gene encoding leucine--tRNA ligase has protein sequence MIAPMSKYPFSEIETKWQKYWEENQSFAVTEDESVPAEKRMYVLDMFPYPSGAGLHVGHPEGYTATDIYCRYLRMNGYNVLHPMGFDSFGLPAENYAIKTGTHPKVTTEKNIENFRKQIKRLGFSYDWNREVSTHTSEYYRWTQWIFLQLYKQGLAYESHTPINWCDNCKTGLANEEVKDGRCERCGTTVVRKSIRQWVLKITEYADKLLADLDSVNWPESVKLMQQNWIGRSEGASVVFQIDGMDDSLEVYTTRPDTLFGATYMVVAPEHPLVDKLTRGEQMRVVEEYLEATAKKSDLERTDLAKDKTGVFSGSYAINPVNGKKIPIWIADYVLISYGTGAIMAVPAHDTRDWEFAKKFNLPIIEVLKSAVDVQEEAWTEDGIHVNSNFLDGLNKEDAINTMIAWLEERKVGTKSVNYKLRDWIFSRQRYWGEPIPLVHCPTCGTVPIPEDQLPLLLPEVSSYEPSGTGESPLAKIDSWVQTTCPVCGGKAKRETNTMPQWAGSCWYYLRYLDPNNEKEFVSKEKEQYWMPVDLYVGGAEHAVLHLLYARFWHKVLFDLGLVSTSEPFKRLVNQGMITSYAYQRPDKSLVPTDMVEEVETDVFVEKETGQKLERVIAKMSKSLKNVINPDEIIQEYGADSMRMYEMFMGPLEVSKPWATAGLNGIYRFLDRVWRLYEERTITDDEPSKELNKTLHKTIKKVTHDTATLNFNTGISQMMVLVNELYKVDEFPSVVAETLVKLLGPYVPHIAEELWEKLGHKESLTRVSWPSFEERLTIDDEIEMVFQVNGKVRDKQTVSKGMDKDSALAMAKESEKIQQWIEGKTIVKEIVVPDKLVNIVVR, from the coding sequence ATGATTGCTCCCATGAGCAAATATCCCTTCAGTGAAATTGAGACAAAATGGCAAAAATACTGGGAAGAGAACCAGAGTTTTGCCGTAACCGAGGACGAGAGCGTACCAGCTGAGAAGCGTATGTACGTTTTGGACATGTTTCCCTATCCATCCGGGGCAGGGTTGCACGTGGGACACCCAGAAGGATACACCGCAACCGACATATACTGCCGTTACCTACGCATGAACGGCTACAACGTCCTGCATCCGATGGGATTCGACTCATTCGGGCTACCTGCTGAGAACTACGCGATAAAGACAGGCACCCATCCCAAGGTAACGACAGAAAAGAACATCGAGAACTTCCGAAAGCAGATTAAACGTCTGGGCTTCAGCTACGACTGGAACAGGGAAGTCTCTACCCATACAAGTGAATACTACCGCTGGACTCAGTGGATTTTCCTCCAGCTCTACAAACAAGGACTGGCCTATGAGTCCCACACCCCAATTAACTGGTGTGACAACTGCAAAACCGGCTTGGCTAATGAAGAAGTGAAGGATGGAAGGTGCGAACGTTGCGGAACTACGGTTGTACGTAAAAGCATTCGCCAGTGGGTTCTCAAGATTACTGAATATGCAGACAAGCTGCTCGCTGATCTGGACAGTGTAAACTGGCCAGAATCAGTGAAGCTCATGCAGCAAAACTGGATTGGAAGAAGTGAGGGAGCCTCAGTCGTCTTCCAGATTGATGGGATGGATGACAGTCTTGAGGTATATACCACCCGCCCTGACACCCTCTTTGGAGCCACCTACATGGTTGTTGCTCCAGAACACCCCTTGGTAGACAAACTTACCAGAGGGGAGCAAATGCGTGTGGTGGAGGAGTACCTTGAGGCGACTGCCAAGAAGAGTGATCTTGAGCGTACTGATCTGGCAAAGGACAAGACCGGTGTTTTCAGTGGCAGTTATGCGATCAACCCGGTAAATGGCAAGAAAATCCCCATCTGGATTGCTGATTATGTATTGATCAGCTACGGTACAGGTGCCATCATGGCGGTTCCCGCCCATGATACCCGTGACTGGGAGTTTGCTAAGAAATTCAATCTCCCGATCATTGAAGTACTCAAGAGTGCTGTTGATGTACAGGAAGAAGCATGGACTGAAGATGGAATCCACGTAAACAGCAACTTCCTCGATGGCCTCAACAAAGAAGACGCCATCAACACCATGATTGCCTGGCTGGAAGAGAGGAAAGTGGGTACCAAGTCCGTAAACTACAAGTTACGTGACTGGATCTTCAGTCGCCAGCGGTACTGGGGAGAACCAATTCCCTTGGTACACTGCCCAACTTGCGGAACCGTCCCCATTCCAGAGGATCAATTGCCATTGCTACTGCCCGAGGTGTCCAGCTATGAACCAAGCGGTACTGGCGAAAGCCCACTTGCCAAGATTGACAGTTGGGTACAGACCACCTGCCCGGTTTGTGGTGGAAAAGCAAAACGAGAAACCAATACCATGCCCCAGTGGGCAGGCTCCTGCTGGTATTACCTACGCTATCTTGACCCAAACAATGAAAAAGAATTCGTGAGCAAGGAAAAGGAACAGTATTGGATGCCGGTCGATCTCTATGTCGGGGGAGCTGAGCATGCAGTACTGCACCTGCTCTATGCCCGTTTCTGGCACAAGGTTCTCTTTGACCTTGGATTGGTTTCCACCAGTGAGCCATTCAAACGGCTGGTCAACCAGGGTATGATTACCAGTTATGCATATCAGAGACCGGACAAGAGCCTTGTCCCAACAGATATGGTAGAAGAAGTCGAAACCGATGTCTTTGTCGAGAAGGAGACTGGGCAGAAGCTCGAACGAGTCATTGCAAAGATGTCCAAGAGCCTGAAGAACGTCATCAACCCTGATGAAATCATTCAGGAATATGGAGCTGACTCCATGCGGATGTATGAAATGTTCATGGGACCCCTTGAGGTTTCAAAGCCATGGGCAACCGCTGGATTGAATGGTATCTATCGATTCCTGGACAGGGTTTGGAGACTCTATGAGGAGAGAACCATCACGGATGATGAGCCCTCCAAGGAATTGAACAAGACCCTGCATAAGACCATAAAGAAGGTAACCCACGATACGGCAACTTTGAATTTCAATACGGGCATCAGCCAGATGATGGTATTGGTCAACGAACTGTACAAGGTCGACGAGTTCCCAAGTGTGGTAGCTGAGACCTTGGTAAAACTCCTTGGCCCGTACGTACCGCATATTGCTGAGGAACTCTGGGAGAAGCTTGGCCATAAGGAGAGTCTCACCAGGGTGAGTTGGCCTTCCTTTGAGGAAAGGCTGACCATCGATGATGAGATTGAGATGGTGTTCCAGGTCAACGGAAAGGTCCGAGACAAACAGACTGTCTCAAAAGGCATGGACAAGGATTCAGCGCTTGCAATGGCCAAAGAGAGTGAAAAAATCCAGCAGTGGATTGAAGGAAAGACCATCGTCAAGGAGATTGTGGTACCAGATAAATTGGTGAATATAGTTGTTCGCTAG
- a CDS encoding L-serine ammonia-lyase, whose product MESLRELYRIGYGPSSSHTMGPRSAAQHFLSLHADCQRFEADLYGSLAATGKGHLTDKALREVFSSAGKDVEIVWYPEIEKPFHPNALTIRSLSDTGEVIFENTYYSVGGGKIVLEGEDADQAAEVYPKTYSKMRQILDYCGDEGMQIWEFALQFEDSDILAYMDEIWVVMCDAIERGVNAEGVLPGGLKLPRKASQFNSKAGEFTAAMGNPAFAISYALAVSEENAGGGKIVTAPTCGSCGVLPGVLYYLAKQYKFPKIRILRALLTAGIIGNVVKTNGSISGAEVGCQGEIGVACAMAGAAATQLLGGSIFQIEYAAEMGLEHHLGLTCDPMRGLVQIPCIERNALATMRSIDHCTYALLGDGRHKVSFDSVIEVMMETGQALPSLYRETSKGGLAKVLG is encoded by the coding sequence ATGGAATCCTTGCGAGAACTCTATAGAATTGGGTATGGTCCCTCGAGTAGCCATACCATGGGCCCGCGCTCTGCGGCACAACACTTCCTCTCCCTTCATGCTGACTGTCAGCGGTTTGAAGCCGATTTATACGGAAGTCTGGCTGCTACCGGGAAGGGTCACTTGACCGATAAAGCCTTGCGAGAGGTGTTTTCCTCCGCGGGAAAAGATGTTGAAATTGTCTGGTACCCAGAAATTGAAAAACCTTTCCACCCGAATGCGCTTACAATCCGTTCACTCTCTGATACAGGTGAAGTCATCTTTGAGAATACCTACTACAGTGTGGGAGGTGGAAAAATTGTTCTGGAAGGCGAAGATGCTGACCAGGCTGCAGAAGTCTATCCCAAGACATATTCCAAAATGCGCCAGATCCTGGATTACTGTGGGGATGAGGGCATGCAAATCTGGGAATTCGCTCTCCAGTTTGAGGATTCGGACATTCTTGCCTACATGGATGAAATCTGGGTTGTGATGTGCGATGCAATCGAGCGTGGGGTGAATGCAGAGGGAGTGCTTCCTGGAGGCTTGAAACTTCCAAGAAAGGCAAGTCAATTCAATTCCAAGGCTGGTGAGTTCACCGCTGCAATGGGAAATCCTGCATTTGCCATCAGCTATGCTCTTGCAGTCAGTGAGGAGAATGCTGGTGGGGGAAAGATTGTCACAGCCCCAACCTGTGGAAGCTGTGGGGTGCTCCCAGGGGTTCTGTACTACCTGGCTAAACAGTACAAGTTTCCCAAGATACGTATATTGCGTGCGCTTCTCACCGCTGGAATCATCGGCAATGTGGTAAAGACCAATGGATCAATCAGTGGGGCGGAAGTTGGGTGCCAAGGAGAGATAGGGGTTGCCTGTGCCATGGCTGGAGCAGCTGCTACGCAATTGCTTGGTGGATCCATCTTCCAGATTGAGTACGCTGCTGAGATGGGGCTTGAGCATCATCTTGGCCTTACTTGTGACCCAATGCGTGGTCTTGTGCAGATTCCATGCATTGAGCGAAATGCTCTTGCCACCATGCGTTCCATTGATCACTGTACGTATGCCCTGCTTGGTGATGGGCGCCACAAAGTCTCTTTTGACAGCGTTATTGAGGTGATGATGGAGACTGGGCAAGCGCTTCCTTCTCTCTATCGAGAAACGAGCAAAGGCGGCCTTGCTAAAGTCCTCGGATAG
- a CDS encoding DUF4416 family protein, whose protein sequence is MRSRLHLKSLVAFATRFGSWGPIPAHSDMGREQGFLPHRLVMGVLVSQQEMISLVKERLVARYGPLLDSTEPSSFTFTDYYDDEMGGKPLRFYLSFAQLIDPSRLSTIKRETNGLEEEFSPGGGRRVNLDPGLLSQANLVLATTKNRAHRIPLSDGIYAELTLLYANKQFQSFPWTYADYTSEEVKLLFVTWREQYRRQLKQEGHL, encoded by the coding sequence GTGCGTTCAAGGTTGCACTTGAAGAGCTTGGTGGCATTTGCCACTCGATTCGGGTCCTGGGGACCTATTCCAGCACACTCTGACATGGGTAGGGAGCAGGGTTTCCTTCCCCATCGGCTGGTGATGGGGGTGTTGGTTTCACAGCAGGAAATGATATCTCTCGTGAAGGAGCGCCTTGTTGCGCGGTATGGGCCTCTCTTGGATAGCACAGAGCCCAGTTCCTTTACTTTTACCGATTACTATGACGATGAGATGGGAGGGAAACCCTTACGGTTTTATCTGAGTTTTGCCCAACTCATCGATCCGTCTCGGCTATCTACGATCAAACGAGAGACCAATGGATTGGAAGAGGAGTTCTCCCCCGGTGGTGGGAGGAGAGTCAATCTGGATCCTGGATTACTGAGTCAAGCCAACCTCGTTCTTGCCACTACTAAAAATCGTGCCCACCGTATTCCGTTATCTGATGGTATCTATGCTGAACTCACCTTGCTGTATGCAAACAAGCAGTTCCAAAGCTTTCCCTGGACCTATGCAGATTATACGAGTGAGGAAGTGAAACTTCTCTTCGTCACCTGGAGAGAGCAATATCGAAGACAGCTGAAGCAAGAAGGCCACTTGTAA
- the aroF gene encoding 3-deoxy-7-phosphoheptulonate synthase yields the protein MIIVLQKNIGDTQKEAIRSFLVEKGYTVKEIIGQEETVFGAVGQSTVDIREVEMLEGVASVVPISKPYKLASRELKKEDTIVSVGKVKIGGNRIAIFAGPCAIESREQIMSIAESVREAGAVILRGGAFKPRTSPYAFQGLGEEGLQYLKEAGETFGMPITSEIVNPSDAPMMARYIDMFQIGARNMQNFELLKAVGKTGMPVLLKRGLCATIEEWLMAAEYLMSSGTDQVVLCERGIRTYERATRNTLDISAIPMVQKMTHLPVIGDPSHATGVRDMVSPMSLALVASGASGLIVEVHNHPEKAFSDGPQSLYPSQFEKLMRDIQALSSVVGKSLERIPRLASITVSHTKEQVLAKDQLVVAFQGERGAYSELAIQRAFDESTKVLPCTGFADVFEAVMEGRASYGMIPMENTLGGTLYENLDLLDRHPGIEVVGEQQIRIIHNLIALQGAKKEEIKEIYSHPQGLAQCADYLAKEMSHAKAIPFFDTAGAVAYVKECGDTHKAAIAGLPAAKVHGLEVLDEAIESNSSNYTRFYIICREERSSVFRSASQVNRASLRFTVPDRPGSLFQALLVLTKHGLNMKKLESRPIPGKPWEYSFFVETELGEEGAFKVALEELGGICHSIRVLGTYSSTL from the coding sequence ATGATAATCGTACTGCAAAAGAACATTGGGGACACACAGAAGGAAGCGATCAGATCCTTCCTTGTTGAAAAGGGCTACACCGTCAAAGAAATCATTGGACAGGAAGAAACTGTCTTTGGTGCGGTGGGACAGAGTACTGTTGACATCAGGGAAGTTGAGATGCTTGAGGGTGTGGCCAGTGTGGTCCCCATCAGTAAACCGTATAAACTTGCTTCCCGGGAGTTGAAAAAAGAGGATACCATTGTCTCCGTTGGCAAGGTGAAAATTGGTGGAAACCGTATTGCCATCTTTGCCGGTCCCTGTGCGATTGAGTCACGTGAGCAGATCATGAGTATTGCTGAGTCAGTACGAGAAGCAGGTGCTGTGATTCTCAGGGGAGGCGCATTCAAGCCAAGAACCAGCCCCTATGCCTTCCAAGGTTTGGGAGAAGAGGGATTGCAGTACCTCAAGGAAGCCGGTGAAACGTTCGGTATGCCGATAACCAGTGAAATTGTGAACCCTTCTGATGCACCGATGATGGCAAGGTACATTGACATGTTCCAGATCGGGGCAAGGAATATGCAGAATTTTGAACTCCTCAAGGCTGTAGGCAAGACCGGCATGCCGGTTCTCCTCAAGCGAGGACTTTGTGCCACGATTGAGGAGTGGCTGATGGCTGCTGAATACCTGATGAGCAGTGGGACCGATCAGGTAGTTCTGTGCGAACGAGGAATTCGTACTTATGAACGGGCGACAAGGAATACCCTCGACATCTCAGCAATCCCCATGGTGCAGAAGATGACCCACTTGCCGGTCATTGGCGATCCAAGCCATGCGACAGGGGTGAGGGATATGGTTTCCCCGATGAGCCTGGCATTGGTTGCCAGTGGAGCCTCTGGTTTGATCGTTGAAGTACACAATCATCCTGAGAAAGCCTTCAGCGATGGCCCACAATCCCTCTATCCTTCCCAGTTTGAGAAGTTGATGCGTGACATCCAGGCATTGAGTTCAGTGGTGGGAAAATCATTGGAACGTATTCCCCGCCTTGCCTCCATTACGGTTTCCCATACAAAGGAACAGGTTCTGGCGAAGGACCAGTTGGTGGTTGCATTCCAAGGAGAGAGAGGGGCATACAGTGAACTTGCAATTCAGCGAGCCTTCGATGAAAGCACCAAGGTTCTTCCCTGTACAGGTTTTGCAGATGTCTTCGAGGCAGTCATGGAAGGCAGAGCTTCCTATGGCATGATTCCCATGGAGAATACCTTGGGCGGTACGTTGTATGAGAATCTTGATCTCTTGGATAGGCATCCAGGCATTGAGGTTGTGGGAGAGCAGCAGATCAGGATCATTCATAATCTCATCGCGCTGCAAGGAGCAAAGAAAGAAGAAATCAAGGAAATCTACTCACACCCACAGGGGCTGGCTCAGTGTGCCGATTATCTTGCAAAGGAGATGTCACATGCCAAGGCAATACCCTTCTTCGACACCGCTGGTGCAGTCGCCTATGTAAAGGAGTGTGGTGATACTCATAAAGCCGCCATTGCCGGTCTTCCTGCGGCCAAGGTACATGGACTTGAGGTCCTTGACGAGGCTATCGAAAGCAACTCCAGCAACTATACCCGCTTCTACATTATTTGCCGTGAAGAGCGAAGCAGTGTTTTTCGGTCTGCCAGCCAGGTCAATCGAGCTTCCTTGCGTTTCACTGTTCCCGATCGCCCAGGATCTCTCTTCCAAGCCCTCCTGGTTCTTACTAAGCATGGTTTGAATATGAAAAAACTGGAAAGCCGTCCTATCCCTGGAAAGCCATGGGAGTACTCCTTTTTTGTGGAGACGGAGCTTGGGGAGGAAGGTGCGTTCAAGGTTGCACTTGAAGAGCTTGGTGGCATTTGCCACTCGATTCGGGTCCTGGGGACCTATTCCAGCACACTCTGA
- the nth gene encoding endonuclease III, which yields MNDAYWDSVFTLFKQAIEKEGEILPSVSVIAERENDPFRVLIATIISLRTKDEVTLDASTRLFALAKDPERMLSLSEEEIQNAIYPSGFYKTKAKNIRTISRILLEQYAGVVPNDQEALLSLPGVGIKTANLTLNLGFQVEAICVDCHVHQIANRMGWVETKNPEQTEKKLMDIMPRRFWIPLNELLVRYGQLICTPISPFCSKCPQEKYCPKTGVQRTR from the coding sequence ATGAATGATGCATATTGGGATTCAGTTTTTACACTCTTCAAACAAGCAATCGAGAAGGAAGGTGAAATCCTACCCTCAGTTTCGGTAATTGCAGAGAGGGAAAATGATCCATTTCGGGTGCTTATAGCTACCATCATTTCACTGAGAACCAAGGATGAAGTAACCCTCGATGCAAGCACAAGACTCTTTGCGCTCGCGAAGGACCCAGAGCGTATGCTGAGCCTCAGTGAAGAGGAAATCCAGAATGCTATCTACCCCTCAGGATTTTATAAAACCAAAGCAAAGAATATCAGGACCATCAGCAGAATACTCCTTGAGCAATACGCTGGAGTTGTCCCAAATGACCAGGAAGCACTGCTCTCCCTCCCTGGGGTAGGCATTAAAACCGCAAATCTCACCCTCAACCTGGGATTCCAGGTTGAGGCCATCTGCGTGGATTGTCATGTTCACCAGATTGCAAATCGAATGGGATGGGTAGAGACAAAAAACCCGGAGCAGACAGAAAAAAAACTTATGGATATCATGCCAAGGAGATTCTGGATTCCTCTCAATGAATTACTGGTGCGATATGGACAGCTCATATGTACACCAATCAGCCCCTTCTGCAGCAAATGTCCACAAGAAAAATATTGCCCGAAAACAGGGGTTCAACGTACTCGCTAA
- a CDS encoding methylenetetrahydrofolate reductase, whose amino-acid sequence MQVIDILNEAKKPLFTFELVPPLKGGDVQTLLESVRTLSEFDPAYINVTNHQQEVVYVEREDGLLERRTVHKRPGTVALSALIQYTFGIPVVAHLICGGMDADQLEDALVELNFLGIENILALRGDPPNGVKRFVPVKGGYDHSSDLVTQIARLNEGIYLDEQLQNAQKTHFCTGVAGYPEKHGEAPNLTYDIQMLKKKVDSGAQYIVTQMFFDNSVYYRFVDDCRKEGINVPIIPGIKPIGSKRDLATIPQTFHVDFPDELVSLLNGATKLAEIREIGEYWCIKQAKDLIAHDVPGVHFYTLGKADRVAKIVREVF is encoded by the coding sequence ATGCAAGTAATCGATATCCTCAATGAGGCAAAGAAACCCCTTTTTACGTTTGAATTGGTCCCACCTTTGAAGGGTGGAGATGTCCAGACGCTGCTGGAATCCGTGCGTACGCTCAGCGAATTTGATCCGGCATACATCAATGTGACCAACCACCAGCAGGAGGTTGTCTACGTGGAGCGGGAAGATGGGCTCCTGGAGCGACGTACCGTGCATAAGCGGCCTGGTACTGTTGCGCTTTCAGCCTTGATCCAATACACCTTTGGTATTCCTGTAGTAGCACACCTTATCTGTGGAGGGATGGATGCTGACCAGCTTGAGGATGCCTTGGTGGAGCTCAATTTCTTGGGTATCGAGAATATCCTAGCCCTGAGAGGCGATCCTCCAAATGGAGTGAAGCGGTTCGTACCGGTAAAAGGTGGATATGATCACTCAAGTGACCTGGTAACCCAGATTGCTCGTCTCAACGAGGGTATCTATCTTGATGAACAGCTCCAGAATGCTCAAAAAACCCATTTCTGTACTGGCGTTGCAGGTTATCCTGAGAAGCATGGGGAAGCTCCCAACCTCACCTATGATATTCAGATGTTGAAGAAGAAGGTGGATAGCGGTGCCCAGTATATTGTCACCCAGATGTTCTTCGACAATAGTGTGTACTATCGCTTTGTTGATGACTGCAGAAAGGAAGGCATCAATGTGCCCATCATTCCCGGTATCAAGCCTATTGGCAGTAAGCGGGATCTTGCCACCATTCCCCAGACGTTCCATGTTGATTTTCCCGATGAGCTCGTTTCTCTGTTGAATGGTGCAACAAAGCTCGCTGAAATCAGGGAGATTGGAGAATATTGGTGTATCAAGCAGGCGAAGGATCTGATCGCCCATGACGTTCCCGGGGTACATTTCTATACCCTCGGAAAGGCAGACAGGGTCGCCAAGATTGTCAGGGAAGTGTTTTAG